A genomic region of Alicyclobacillus sp. SO9 contains the following coding sequences:
- a CDS encoding MaoC/PaaZ C-terminal domain-containing protein, with amino-acid sequence MFVEEFKAGQTFRLKPVSLTSEDIKTFAMKYDPQPIHIDEEFAREGLFRGIIASGVHTLSVIWSEWIKTNRFGTEIIGGKGLDFVQWSAPVRPGDILDTTVTVVEATPFDKKQRGLLVLRFDAVNQHGTNVLSTQARAYLKSRL; translated from the coding sequence TTGTTTGTTGAAGAATTTAAAGCAGGGCAAACATTCCGGTTGAAACCAGTCTCGCTGACCTCAGAAGATATTAAGACGTTTGCGATGAAATACGACCCCCAACCCATCCACATAGATGAAGAATTTGCGCGGGAGGGACTGTTCCGGGGGATCATTGCTTCAGGGGTACATACACTGAGCGTCATATGGAGCGAATGGATTAAAACAAATCGATTTGGTACAGAAATTATTGGAGGCAAAGGACTTGATTTTGTGCAATGGTCAGCCCCAGTCCGACCGGGTGATATCCTAGATACTACTGTAACTGTCGTTGAGGCAACGCCATTTGATAAAAAACAGCGGGGGCTTCTTGTACTGCGATTTGACGCTGTAAACCAGCATGGAACAAATGTCCTTAGCACCCAAGCACGTGCCTATTTGAAGAGCCGATTATGA
- a CDS encoding D-alanyl-D-alanine carboxypeptidase family protein: protein MRRWLVLLLLAVILLATFKVSLPVRAGTLEQNVHSEKIDWKQKKPKPVLVEGEYALGVPSLGGVFMKSSNQASAPIASLTKMMTAVLVIEAHPLGKNQSGPSIHFNQRDVQILHSDIANGDSVVQIKNGETMTERQALEALLIPSGDNIATKLAQWVSGSVPKFVAKMNSTAESWGMIHTHYADTSGVDPKTISDAQDQWLMAAKFMTFPVLREIVSQKSASVPVAGTVYNYNMLLGTDGIVGIKTGNTSQAGGNLAAAQRLSQNHKSILLISVILGQRSSPPLAKVFKVTPKLLHIAKANLISKTLVRKGQRVGNITFPWGQRIVLVAEQSLTISVVPGEHISQTLKLETDYRHLHQGVTAGQLTVKTPNNSYLVKVMPESTYKDPGLLWRILH from the coding sequence ATGAGAAGATGGTTAGTTTTGCTACTGCTGGCTGTTATTTTGCTGGCAACGTTTAAAGTGAGTTTGCCTGTTCGCGCTGGCACTCTAGAGCAAAATGTACATTCAGAGAAGATTGATTGGAAACAAAAGAAACCAAAACCTGTCCTTGTAGAGGGAGAATATGCGCTGGGCGTACCAAGTCTCGGAGGCGTATTCATGAAATCCAGCAATCAGGCATCTGCGCCCATTGCAAGTCTAACAAAAATGATGACGGCAGTCCTTGTTATCGAAGCTCATCCTTTAGGGAAGAACCAATCGGGTCCGTCAATTCACTTCAATCAGAGGGATGTGCAAATTCTACACAGTGATATCGCGAATGGAGATTCGGTTGTTCAAATTAAAAATGGGGAAACAATGACAGAACGACAGGCATTAGAAGCCCTTTTGATACCGTCCGGAGACAATATTGCAACGAAACTAGCACAGTGGGTGAGCGGCAGCGTGCCCAAGTTTGTTGCCAAAATGAATTCAACGGCGGAGAGTTGGGGCATGATTCACACGCACTATGCAGATACGAGTGGTGTGGATCCAAAGACGATAAGTGATGCACAAGACCAATGGCTTATGGCCGCAAAGTTCATGACATTTCCGGTCTTGAGAGAGATAGTGTCCCAGAAGAGTGCTAGTGTGCCCGTGGCAGGGACTGTATACAATTACAATATGTTGTTGGGGACGGACGGAATTGTTGGAATTAAAACAGGAAATACATCTCAAGCAGGAGGAAACCTTGCGGCTGCACAACGTTTGAGTCAAAACCACAAGTCTATACTTTTAATTAGTGTCATTCTTGGTCAAAGGTCTTCACCGCCACTGGCGAAGGTTTTCAAAGTCACTCCTAAACTCCTTCACATAGCTAAGGCAAACTTAATCAGCAAAACCCTTGTCCGCAAGGGCCAACGCGTTGGGAACATCACCTTTCCATGGGGCCAACGCATTGTGCTTGTGGCGGAACAAAGCCTAACAATCAGTGTCGTTCCGGGTGAGCATATTTCACAAACGCTCAAACTAGAGACCGACTACAGACACTTACACCAAGGTGTCACAGCAGGTCAACTTACTGTGAAGACTCCAAATAACAGCTACCTAGTCAAAGTAATGCCGGAGTCAACTTATAAAGACCCTGGCTTGTTGTGGAGAATCCTGCATTAA
- a CDS encoding YgiT-type zinc finger protein, with protein MDQQSWCIICKELNFSRSMSRIFSTGYKRIRKTDYPLGICKRCSEKQAIRNTRAD; from the coding sequence ATGGACCAACAATCGTGGTGCATCATCTGTAAAGAGCTCAATTTCAGTAGAAGTATGTCTAGAATATTTTCAACTGGGTATAAACGAATAAGGAAGACTGATTATCCGCTCGGAATATGTAAGCGGTGTAGTGAGAAACAAGCCATAAGAAACACTCGGGCAGATTAA
- a CDS encoding GGDEF domain-containing protein encodes MDRLRDLIEQSRHWASANRGRTLFKLVAEFFQQTFGLDAGLFVYKKQFILEGNTPNPQIYHPWGLKYSAAELSSVLEENAWIKEVNCHFREGWRPTHQLPDPWRSVWSDSQIEFVGSWPLIVKGHIAGDIVVGQKSPSAKTDENLMSLCSTYVSFVLEMLSLRRIAEFHSQHEPLTGLLNRRGFEERFHELVGTKMVDSSLLIGILDVNNFKAINDNHGHIKGDAVLQEVASVLKKHIGSNGMCARFGGDEFVFALHSLHDDDSADCVAREVTALFSHRDYSVSVGCAVWNKDGTDWSSCFRIADKRLYKGKALDTT; translated from the coding sequence TTGGACCGGCTAAGAGACCTCATCGAACAATCCCGACACTGGGCGTCCGCAAATCGCGGACGTACACTGTTTAAACTCGTCGCCGAGTTTTTTCAGCAAACCTTCGGTCTTGACGCAGGACTGTTTGTCTATAAAAAGCAATTTATCCTTGAAGGCAATACCCCGAATCCTCAGATATATCATCCCTGGGGGCTCAAGTACTCGGCAGCAGAGTTGAGCTCTGTACTTGAAGAAAATGCCTGGATCAAGGAGGTAAATTGCCACTTCCGAGAAGGATGGAGACCCACGCATCAGTTACCAGACCCGTGGAGGTCTGTTTGGTCTGACTCACAAATTGAGTTTGTAGGGTCCTGGCCGCTTATTGTGAAAGGACACATCGCAGGCGATATCGTCGTTGGCCAAAAGTCTCCGTCCGCCAAGACAGACGAAAATCTCATGTCACTGTGCTCTACTTACGTGTCGTTCGTTCTTGAAATGCTGTCATTGCGTCGCATCGCCGAGTTTCACAGCCAACATGAACCCTTGACTGGACTGCTGAATCGACGGGGTTTTGAAGAGCGGTTTCACGAACTGGTCGGCACTAAAATGGTGGATAGTTCATTACTCATTGGTATATTAGATGTCAACAACTTTAAAGCCATTAATGACAACCACGGTCATATCAAAGGGGACGCCGTGCTCCAGGAAGTCGCATCCGTTCTAAAGAAACATATTGGCAGCAATGGCATGTGCGCTCGCTTTGGCGGCGACGAGTTTGTATTTGCTCTACACTCACTCCATGATGATGACAGTGCCGATTGTGTTGCTCGTGAAGTAACTGCCCTGTTTTCTCATAGAGACTACAGTGTCAGTGTTGGTTGTGCAGTATGGAACAAAGATGGAACCGACTGGTCATCATGTTTTAGAATTGCTGACAAGCGACTTTACAAAGGAAAAGCCCTCGACACGACCTAG